The sequence ATGTGTCATAGCTTGCTCTGTAGCATCGCACAATGGCGCTGATAAAAGATAAGTTGAGGGACGGATGGATTTCGCAACATGGATGACGCGCCCCGAGGCCGATCATATTGCAGTAGTCAAAGGGGGAAGTGCCGATCTTTTTGATCAGATCGCAACACTTGATTACGGCGTTCCGGTCCGCGTCTTGTGCAACGGTGCGGCGATGCGCCGCCTCGCGAGTACGCAGGACCTGACCTTCAAGCCCCATGTGTCCGCACTTGTCACCGATATGCCCCGGCGCGACCTGGAGCGGCTGGAGCCGCGCGACAGCGGCGGGCCGCTCTTCGTCCTCTCCGAAACGGTGGAGGAGTTCATCGGGGCGGAGATCACCTTCTGCCGCCGCCATGCCGACATGCTGGCGGGCTACTCGACGCCGCTGCCGATCCTGGAGGAATGCGCCGCCGCGAGCTTCGTCGCCCTGATGAACGACATCTCGGACCGGCGGGCCGGGCCGCTGGTGATCCATGACCTGCGTGACCGCCTCGATGTGGTCAGCAGCGACATCCTCACCGTCTTCGACGTGACGACTGCGCCGGCTGCGGCCCGCTCCCCCGATCCGATCGAGCTGCCGTCGGAGGCTCAGGTGCTCCAGCACGCGAGCTTCATCGGCTCGACCGATCGCGGCGCGCTGCGGGACATGCACAAGCCGGTGCATCGGCGCGGCTACGACCCGCTCTTCCGGTTCTGGATCGAGAACCTGCGCGCCCGCGCGGACAGCCCGACCCATGGCGACATCGTGGCCGACGCCATGGACCGGATCGACCTGATCCGCCCGAGTTAGCGCGAGCGGACGAAGCCCACGATGTCGTAGGTCTTCGCGAGGATCGGCTCCGCGATCTCGGCGGCGCGCTCGGCACCCTTTCCGAGCACGCGGTCGATCTCAGCCACGTCGGCCATCAGGCGGGCCATCTCCTCGCTGATCGGGGCGAGCTTCTCGACCGCGAGCTCGGCGAGCGCCGGCTTGAACTGTCCGAACTGCGTGCCGCCATGCTCCGCGATCACCTGCTCGGGCGAGATGTCGGCGAGAGCGGCGTAGATGTTGACCAGGTTGCGTGCCTCGGGCCGCCCCTCCAGTCCGTCGAGGGCTTCGGGCAGTGGCTCGGGATCGGTCTTCGCCTTGCGGATCTTCTTCGCGATCGTATCGGCGTCGTCGGTGAGGTTGATGCGGCTCGCATCCGACGGATCGGACTTCGACATCTTCTTCGACCCGTCGCGCAGGGACATGATGCGGGTCGCCGCGCCCTCGATGATGGGTTGCGTCTCCGGGAAGAACTCCACGCCGTAATCGTGGTTGAACTTCGCCGCGATATCCCGCGTCAGCTCCACATGCTGCTTCTGGTCCTCGCCCACGGGCACATGCGTGGCGTGGTAGGCGAGGATGTCGGCCGCCATCAGCGACGGGTAGGCGTAGAGGCCAAGGCTCGCCTTCTCCGCGTTCTTGCCCGCCTTGTCCTTGAACTGGGTCATCCGGTTCATCCAGCCCAGCCGCGTGACGCAGTTGAAGATCCAGCCGAGCTCCGCATGCTGGGGCACCTGGCTCTGGTTGAAGAGGATCGACTTCTCCGCATCCAGCCCGCAGGCGAGATAGGCCGCCGCCAGCTCCCGCGTCGCGTGCTTCAGGTCCGCCGGATCCTGCCAGACCGTGATCGCGTGCAGGTCGACGATGCAATAGATCGTCTCCATCCCGTCGTTCTGCATCTCCACGAAGCGCTTCACGGCGCCCAGGTAGTTGCCGAGTTGCAGGTGGTTGGTCGGCTGGATGCCGGAGAACACGCGCGGCGTGAAGCTGGTCATCGGTCAAACCCTCGGATAGATCGGAGCGCGTTATCGCCGCCCCCGCGGCACAACGCAAGGTGAGAGATGGCGCTCTACATCGATGCCGATGCCTGCCCGGTGAAGGAGGAGGCAAAGCGCGTGGCCCATCGCCACGGCCTGCGCGTCTTCGTGGTCTCCAACGGCGGCATCCGGCCCGATCCGCACCCGGATGTTGAGACGGTGGTGGTCGAGGCCGGCGCGGATGCCGCGGATATGTGGATCGCGGAGCGGACGGGGCCGGGCGATATCTGCGTGACCTCCGACATTCCACTCGCGGACCGGGTGCTGAAATCGGGTGCGGCGGCGATCCGCCCCGATGGCGAGGTCTTCACCGAAGCGTCCATCGGCCATCAGCTTGCCATGCGCGACCTGATGGCCGACCTGCGCGCCGCCGACCCGTTCCGGCAGGGCGGCGGCAAGGCGTTCTCGAAGGCCGACCGCTCCCGCTTCCTCGACCGGTTGGAGGCGCTGGCGCGGAAGGCGCAGCGCTAAGCCGTTACAGGTGCGGCAGGATCGAGTCGTAGTTGGTCGTGAGATGGACCGACAGCACCTGCCAGCCCTCCAGCCCCCGATAGGCCGCGATGGCGGCGAAGAGCAGCCCCTCCGGGCTCTCGAACAGCACGGCCTCCCGGTGGAAGGTGTCGCCGCTGCCCGACGAGGACAGGATCGTGCAGCTCGTAACCCCGGTGCCGTAGACGTCATAGAGCTCCGCCCCCAGCCGTGTCGCGTCGCCCTCATCGATCTGGCCGCGCTGGACGGCGAAGTCGAAGGCGCGGGCGTACTGGCCGTCCTCGATGGCGCTGCGGATCTCCATGACGGGCGGGACGTTCGCGCCGCTATCCTCGCCGATACAGGTCATCGCGTGAACGGGCGCTGCGGCGAGCAGCACCGCCGGAAGCAGTTTCATTGCAGCCTCGTGGACAGGATCAGAAGGAAGAGGGCGACGATGGCCGTGCCGGTCAGCGCCGGGGCGAGGCCGACCGCATCGGTCAGCACGCCGAGCAGGATGGCCCCCATCGCGGTCGAGGCGAGCGCGGTCGTCACCCACAGGCTCATCACCCGCCCGCGCAGGGCATCGCCCAGCCGGATCTGGATCGCGGACTGGATGCCGACTGCGGTGAGGGTCCCGGCCGCGCCCAGCCCGAACAGCACCGCAAGCGCTGCGGGCCAGCTCGGCACGGCGGCGAGGACCGCCACCAGGAGGATGCTTGCGAAGGCCGCCGCGACGGAGAGGCGCGGCAGGCGGTCGCCGGGCCGGATCGGATGGGTTGCAAGCCAGGCGGAGGAGAAGAGCGCGCCCAGTCCCGCCGCGGCGGTGAGCTGACCGAGCCCCTCCGGCCCGCGGGCGAAGGCGCCGTCGGCGATCACCGGCAGGATCTCCTGCACCCCGCGGGCGGGCAGGGCGGCGAGCGCGGTCATCGCGATGCCCGAGCGGATCACCCTATCGGCCCCGGCATGGGCCAGCCCCTCGCGAAAGCTGTCGAGAAAGCCCGTGGGCTCCGTCTTTGGTCCGTCCTGCGGGCGCGGCGTGACGACTAGAAGTGCGGCGAGCAGCGGCAGGAACGCGACGAAGTTCACGACCAGCGCCGCGCCGATGCCGAAGGCGGCGATCAGCGTGCCCGCGATAAACGGCCCCAGGAACCGCGAGAGGTTGAAGTTGATCGAGATGATGGGCACCGCCGCCCCGATCGCCTCCCGCGGGACGAGGCGTGGGGCCATCGCCATGCGCACCGGGTGATGCAGCGCCGTCACCGTTCCGATCAAGAGCGCGAAGCCCGCCAGCAGCACCGGCCCAAGCGCGCCGCTGAAATAGACGGCTATCAGGCCGGCCGTGACGGCGGCCAGCGCGATCTGCGCCCCGATCGCCGCGCGCCGCACGTCGGAGCGGTCGACCACCACGCCCAGCACGGGGCCGAGCGCCAGCGTCGGGATCATCATCAGGAAGGCGAGCAGTCCCACGAAGCTCGCACTGTCGGTCAGCGCCCAGCCCAGCCAGGCGATCGTGATCCGCTGCACCCACACACCGTTGAGGGCGAAGAAGTTGCCGATGACATAGATGCGGAAGTCGCGGTGGATCAGCGCTGTGGGGACCATGCGGGGTAAGTAGCGCCGGGCGACGAAACTGCCATGCATTCCGTGCAGGGCGCTACGGCTCCAAAGCGCTTTGAACGTGCGCGTCACGTCTCCATATTGCAGTGCATCACAGACGGGCTCCGCGTCGTGGGGATGACGGGGCAGAGAGCAAAGGAGATCTGCGATGACGACTGCAACGATGACCGCCAGCGGCCGCAGCCTCTTCGACACGGTTGCGCGCCTGCGCGTGCAATACGCCAAGTGGGTGCAATACCGCGAAACGGTGGCCGAACTCCGCCGCCACAACGAGCATGAGCTCGAGGATCTCGGCATGAACCGTGCTGACATCACGCGCGTGGCGCGCGCCGCCACCTACGGCGAGATGGCCTGACCTAGCGTCATTTCGCTATGGCTCCGCGGCAGGCCATGCATTCAGCGCATGGCGTGGCGGACCGAACGGATGTTGTGGCAGCAGGGCTGCCCATTACATTGCACTGCAGCAGAACACGAGACGGGGGCCGCGATCCGGTCCCAAATGAAAGGACCTGAACAATGGCATTTGTGACCAGCACCGATATCCGCGGCACTTCCTTCGCAGACCGCGTCCGCGCCTTCTGGGCCGAGCGTGTGGAAGCCTTCGAGAAGCGCCGCCTCTTCAACCGCACCGTGTCTGAGCTCGACGCTCTGACCAGTGCGGAGCTGAACGACCTGGGCCTCTCCCGCGCGAACATCCGCTCGGTGGCCTACGAGGCCGTCTACGGCAAGTGATGAAGATCCCCTGATGGGGTAAGCCAGCCCGCGACCCTACACGCGGGCAAGGCTCAGAACGGCGGCGCTTGAACCGGGGCATCCCTCCCTGAACCTCCCCGGCTCGCGCCGCCGTTTTCTATTTCAGAAGGGTACTTCGTTGGCGGCGGTGACGTAGCTCGCCACGACCTTCTTCTGACCTGCCTTTTCGAAATCG is a genomic window of Pontivivens ytuae containing:
- the trpS gene encoding tryptophan--tRNA ligase, whose protein sequence is MTSFTPRVFSGIQPTNHLQLGNYLGAVKRFVEMQNDGMETIYCIVDLHAITVWQDPADLKHATRELAAAYLACGLDAEKSILFNQSQVPQHAELGWIFNCVTRLGWMNRMTQFKDKAGKNAEKASLGLYAYPSLMAADILAYHATHVPVGEDQKQHVELTRDIAAKFNHDYGVEFFPETQPIIEGAATRIMSLRDGSKKMSKSDPSDASRINLTDDADTIAKKIRKAKTDPEPLPEALDGLEGRPEARNLVNIYAALADISPEQVIAEHGGTQFGQFKPALAELAVEKLAPISEEMARLMADVAEIDRVLGKGAERAAEIAEPILAKTYDIVGFVRSR
- a CDS encoding YaiI/YqxD family protein; this encodes MALYIDADACPVKEEAKRVAHRHGLRVFVVSNGGIRPDPHPDVETVVVEAGADAADMWIAERTGPGDICVTSDIPLADRVLKSGAAAIRPDGEVFTEASIGHQLAMRDLMADLRAADPFRQGGGKAFSKADRSRFLDRLEALARKAQR
- a CDS encoding MFS transporter; the protein is MHGSFVARRYLPRMVPTALIHRDFRIYVIGNFFALNGVWVQRITIAWLGWALTDSASFVGLLAFLMMIPTLALGPVLGVVVDRSDVRRAAIGAQIALAAVTAGLIAVYFSGALGPVLLAGFALLIGTVTALHHPVRMAMAPRLVPREAIGAAVPIISINFNLSRFLGPFIAGTLIAAFGIGAALVVNFVAFLPLLAALLVVTPRPQDGPKTEPTGFLDSFREGLAHAGADRVIRSGIAMTALAALPARGVQEILPVIADGAFARGPEGLGQLTAAAGLGALFSSAWLATHPIRPGDRLPRLSVAAAFASILLVAVLAAVPSWPAALAVLFGLGAAGTLTAVGIQSAIQIRLGDALRGRVMSLWVTTALASTAMGAILLGVLTDAVGLAPALTGTAIVALFLLILSTRLQ
- a CDS encoding DUF1127 domain-containing protein, with protein sequence MTTATMTASGRSLFDTVARLRVQYAKWVQYRETVAELRRHNEHELEDLGMNRADITRVARAATYGEMA
- a CDS encoding DUF1127 domain-containing protein — its product is MAFVTSTDIRGTSFADRVRAFWAERVEAFEKRRLFNRTVSELDALTSAELNDLGLSRANIRSVAYEAVYGK